In Armatimonadota bacterium, a single genomic region encodes these proteins:
- a CDS encoding LacI family DNA-binding transcriptional regulator, whose product MRATIRDVAEAAGVSAMAVSKVLHGKGTNVRVSDSKAELIRKVARELHYRPNQNARNFRNQKTNLIGVVFQHFEGLREDSPYLPQMLNGVMAALFPAGFTLGICPKLVLDGNVPTIADGRFDGILWTRPDFNEASVDTFRYCGVPVVMLHAPPGSAMGIPAFCANNELATQLVIDHLFELGHKKVAFFIDPIPNLTAEGVTRRDSIVRASKARGMQCDVVLSDQLEPDLCAYKSKSRPHTAIIAYSDTQAGQILIAAETLGINVPTDLSVVGFDSSSFCERTQPKLTSVFQPVEQMARDATNYLLTMVNDSESTWRESGAVTSLYDCHLDIRESTGPPSS is encoded by the coding sequence ATGCGGGCAACCATTCGCGATGTGGCGGAGGCAGCCGGAGTGTCGGCGATGGCCGTCTCAAAGGTGCTCCACGGCAAGGGAACAAACGTTCGAGTCAGCGACTCGAAGGCCGAACTCATTCGGAAAGTTGCGCGTGAGCTGCACTACCGTCCCAATCAGAACGCACGTAACTTCCGGAATCAGAAAACGAATCTCATCGGCGTCGTTTTCCAACACTTTGAGGGGCTTCGAGAAGATAGCCCGTATCTTCCGCAGATGCTCAACGGCGTCATGGCGGCCCTTTTTCCGGCAGGATTTACGCTCGGGATTTGCCCTAAACTAGTCCTCGATGGTAACGTGCCGACGATTGCGGATGGACGATTCGACGGCATTTTATGGACTCGTCCTGACTTTAACGAGGCGAGTGTTGATACCTTCCGGTACTGCGGAGTGCCGGTGGTAATGCTGCATGCCCCGCCCGGTTCGGCAATGGGCATACCGGCCTTTTGTGCCAATAACGAACTCGCAACCCAACTTGTGATTGATCACCTTTTCGAACTGGGACACAAGAAGGTGGCGTTTTTTATCGACCCGATCCCGAATCTCACCGCGGAGGGAGTTACCCGGCGCGATAGCATTGTTCGAGCATCCAAGGCTCGTGGCATGCAGTGCGACGTGGTGCTGTCAGATCAGCTCGAGCCTGATCTGTGTGCATACAAGTCAAAGAGCCGACCCCACACGGCAATTATCGCGTACAGTGATACGCAGGCCGGCCAAATCCTCATCGCGGCAGAGACACTCGGAATCAACGTCCCTACCGATCTTTCAGTCGTCGGTTTTGATTCATCCTCGTTTTGCGAGCGCACCCAGCCGAAACTTACGTCAGTTTTTCAGCCCGTAGAGCAAATGGCCCGGGATGCAACCAACTATCTGCTCACGATGGTGAATGACTCTGAGTCAACCTGGCGCGAATCCGGGGCGGTGACTTCGCTGTACGACTGCCACCTCGATATCCGCGAATCCACAGGTCCGCCTAGCTCTTAG
- the uxuA gene encoding mannonate dehydratase, which translates to MRWYGPNDGVSLRDIRQAGCTGVVTALHQIPVGDVWPDEDIAERRKLIERAGMTWTVIESLPVHDSIKKGDSSRDELIEKYQQSIRNVAKQGLKVITYNFMPVLDWLRTDLEYPMPDGSLALRFEKAAFIAFDVFQLRRPNAANDYTPEELLAADQWFDEATENQREKLRFSCMQGLPGSTKMFTREEVLEALAEYGEMSAETLRENLLYFLNAVCPVAEEEGVVMAVHPDDPPMPVLGLPRIVSTADDLRALLSGCESPANGLCFCTGSLGASPTNDVPGMLLEFMDRVHFFHLRNTARDSVGNFFEADHLDGDTDMAAVIKTLVQANRSIPMRPDHGHLMMDDLTKSGLYPGYGVIGRMRGLAELRGLEAGIRAMI; encoded by the coding sequence ATGCGCTGGTATGGGCCAAACGATGGGGTTTCGCTTCGAGACATCCGTCAGGCCGGGTGTACCGGAGTCGTCACCGCTCTCCATCAAATCCCAGTCGGTGACGTTTGGCCGGACGAAGACATCGCTGAACGCCGCAAGCTGATCGAACGGGCAGGAATGACTTGGACCGTCATTGAGAGCCTTCCCGTCCACGATTCGATCAAGAAAGGGGACTCCAGCCGAGACGAGCTGATTGAGAAATACCAGCAGTCAATCCGAAACGTCGCTAAGCAAGGGCTCAAGGTCATTACCTACAACTTCATGCCGGTGTTGGACTGGCTCCGCACGGACCTTGAATATCCGATGCCCGATGGCTCGTTAGCCTTGCGCTTTGAGAAAGCAGCATTCATCGCCTTCGATGTCTTCCAGCTCCGACGTCCCAATGCAGCCAATGACTACACCCCCGAAGAGCTTTTGGCCGCCGACCAATGGTTCGACGAAGCGACCGAGAACCAGCGCGAAAAGCTCCGCTTCTCTTGCATGCAGGGCCTCCCTGGAAGCACAAAGATGTTCACGAGAGAAGAGGTGCTAGAGGCACTTGCGGAGTACGGCGAAATGTCCGCCGAGACGCTCCGCGAGAACTTGCTCTACTTCCTCAACGCGGTCTGCCCGGTCGCTGAGGAAGAAGGCGTCGTCATGGCCGTTCACCCTGACGATCCCCCGATGCCCGTGCTTGGTTTACCGCGGATCGTATCAACAGCTGATGATCTTCGCGCTCTCTTGAGCGGCTGTGAAAGCCCCGCAAACGGTCTCTGTTTCTGCACGGGTTCGCTCGGAGCTTCGCCCACCAACGACGTTCCTGGGATGTTGCTGGAGTTCATGGATCGAGTGCACTTCTTCCACCTCCGAAACACCGCTCGGGATTCCGTGGGGAATTTCTTTGAAGCAGACCACCTAGATGGCGACACCGATATGGCTGCAGTGATAAAGACTCTTGTCCAGGCAAATCGCTCGATTCCCATGCGTCCCGATCACGGGCATCTGATGATGGATGACCTGACCAAATCAGGGCTTTATCCCGGTTACGGGGTGATCGGGCGGATGCGCGGTTTGGCTGAGTTGCGTGGGCTAGAAGCCGGGATTCGGGCGATGATATAA
- a CDS encoding bifunctional 4-hydroxy-2-oxoglutarate aldolase/2-dehydro-3-deoxy-phosphogluconate aldolase: MNVIERLKQSKLVPVLRAPSQSEGLRLAHALVDGGVKVLEVTMTVPGAVDLIAQLSRELPSEILIGAGTVLNPETAEMCRDAGAKFIVSPALNLATVNWCKQESIACAPGCLTPTEVLTAHEAGADLIKIFPADAMGGANYIKALKGPFPHIEFMPTGGVNLATIRGFFEAGAVAVGVGSNLVNPKLDSSEIAILTKEFIKAA; this comes from the coding sequence ATGAACGTCATCGAGCGACTGAAGCAGTCAAAGTTGGTTCCCGTGTTGAGAGCACCATCGCAGAGCGAGGGGCTACGCCTGGCTCACGCGCTTGTGGACGGGGGTGTAAAAGTGCTGGAGGTCACCATGACGGTTCCCGGAGCGGTTGACTTGATCGCGCAACTGAGCCGTGAGCTTCCGAGCGAAATTCTCATCGGAGCTGGCACCGTCCTCAACCCCGAGACTGCCGAAATGTGCAGAGATGCTGGAGCAAAGTTTATCGTATCGCCAGCGCTCAACCTCGCCACGGTGAACTGGTGCAAACAGGAATCAATCGCTTGCGCACCGGGCTGTCTGACTCCCACGGAAGTCCTCACGGCTCATGAAGCCGGAGCCGATCTGATCAAGATTTTTCCTGCTGACGCCATGGGCGGAGCTAACTACATTAAGGCACTCAAGGGTCCGTTTCCGCACATTGAGTTCATGCCGACAGGTGGTGTGAATTTAGCGACAATTCGCGGCTTCTTTGAAGCCGGAGCCGTGGCGGTTGGGGTTGGTTCTAACCTCGTTAACCCAAAACTTGATTCATCAGAAATAGCGATCCTTACCAAGGAGTTCATAAAAGCGGCATAA
- a CDS encoding SDR family oxidoreductase has product MSHQLFDLTGRTAVVIGGTSGIGRTLALGFAEAGANTVATGRRQDLVQSVQQEIEALGVKSLGEICDVGSAESVQEFATKVVENLGGVDIVVYAAGVTKRAPTATFDLEVWNQNFDTNVAGALRVSQAFYDPLKYSKAARIINICSLSSFRAFHEVAAYGASKSALLSLTRNLGCEWAKDGIRTNAIVPGVFVTDLNRELLNGTERGRELLTRTPLGRFGDISELVGTALFLASDASAFITGSHIVVDGGFLASGVNQ; this is encoded by the coding sequence GTGTCGCATCAGCTGTTTGACCTGACCGGGCGCACGGCGGTTGTGATTGGTGGGACAAGCGGAATCGGTCGGACCCTGGCACTGGGGTTTGCTGAGGCGGGCGCGAATACGGTTGCTACAGGACGGAGGCAGGACCTCGTCCAATCGGTTCAACAGGAAATTGAAGCTCTTGGCGTGAAGTCGCTCGGAGAGATCTGCGATGTTGGTTCAGCAGAATCAGTCCAAGAATTTGCCACCAAAGTTGTCGAAAACCTGGGTGGTGTGGACATCGTTGTTTATGCGGCAGGAGTGACCAAGCGGGCCCCAACCGCGACCTTTGACCTCGAAGTTTGGAACCAGAACTTCGACACAAATGTCGCCGGAGCCCTACGAGTGTCTCAGGCCTTTTACGATCCTCTGAAGTACAGCAAGGCAGCCCGAATCATCAACATCTGCTCCCTCAGTTCCTTCCGCGCATTTCATGAAGTTGCCGCCTACGGAGCCTCCAAATCGGCCCTGCTAAGCCTCACGCGGAACCTCGGTTGCGAATGGGCGAAGGACGGCATCCGCACCAATGCAATCGTTCCTGGAGTGTTTGTCACCGACCTGAATCGCGAACTTCTGAACGGCACGGAGCGAGGTCGGGAATTGTTGACGAGAACTCCCCTTGGCCGGTTCGGAGACATTAGCGAGCTGGTCGGAACCGCATTGTTCTTGGCCAGCGACGCAAGCGCATTTATCACTGGTTCCCACATTGTGGTTGATGGCGGGTTCCTTGCGAGTGGGGTGAATCAATGA
- a CDS encoding SRPBCC domain-containing protein encodes MPEFKLALELRGDKELVLKRQFRAPQEMVFKCFSDPDIQPKWVGNGMGTTTLCVAENQIGGVWRHTMDMGEHGVFDSFGQILEFEAPNRVVRSYVYNVPVIREAICTETAEFSYAEGVTTVEVIIRHFSKENRDGHAASGIEYGAGLSYDALEALLAQP; translated from the coding sequence ATGCCTGAGTTTAAGCTGGCGCTGGAGTTGCGGGGCGACAAGGAGTTGGTATTGAAACGCCAGTTCCGGGCTCCTCAGGAGATGGTTTTCAAGTGCTTCTCTGATCCGGATATTCAGCCGAAATGGGTTGGAAACGGGATGGGTACAACGACCCTGTGCGTTGCCGAGAACCAGATTGGGGGCGTTTGGCGGCACACGATGGACATGGGCGAGCACGGAGTATTTGACTCCTTCGGCCAGATTCTAGAGTTTGAGGCACCGAATCGGGTTGTGCGATCGTACGTCTACAACGTCCCAGTGATCCGCGAGGCAATTTGTACGGAGACGGCAGAGTTTTCTTATGCCGAAGGCGTGACGACCGTTGAGGTCATAATTCGGCACTTCTCGAAAGAGAACCGAGACGGCCACGCCGCCTCGGGGATCGAGTACGGCGCGGGCCTCAGCTACGATGCTCTAGAGGCGTTACTCGCTCAGCCATAG
- a CDS encoding glycoside hydrolase family 52 protein — protein sequence MKSIQFNAHHSPVGAFASLTLGFPGAKGGLGHELKGPADEPFYVGLEEADREGYYQALPFFEAAEDKSADYDVEGHNAEFSYPNRISHFPWESISRQFAACMDEWSAGDLKFRVITPYPAVPDPTLGDSEGLKNAICPGVLIEVEVDNSLSQRVRKVFLGYAGSDRYDGVRVIDQKGLVGVGQGVSVALATNEPGFKVGVAWRPEMVINSRQPDNEPFLIGSTGILWTAVPPGEKRTYRFAAGFFREGTATTGIKARYLYRRFFNSIEEVLNHTLSRADSLTAEAKTQDASFATGLSEDRAFMHAHAVRSYYGATELLEREDGSPLWVVNEGEYRMMNTLDLTIDQLFFELKMNPWTVRNELDLFVERYAYEDTIQFPGDDTKYPGGLSFSHDMGVSNNFSSPGNSSYEQGGLKGCFSYMTAEQLLNWSICASVYGLKTGDFGWLKGKRETLKNCLASMLNRDNPDPAQRNGVISLDSSRCFGGAEITTYDSLDVSLGQARNNLYLAVKGWAAYKLIAKVFADLGLTQEAKTAAEQAAKAEATILAAVDTDGTMPAIIGEGVPARLIPAIEGLVYLDYLCFDLSDSKPLVEALKNHLTTVLTKGVCKFEEGGWKLSSTSDNSWLSKIYLCQAIAENILGFAPDLEADKAHVNWLLDPANAYFAWSDQMLAGKACGSRYYPRGVTSTLWLSE from the coding sequence ATGAAGTCGATTCAGTTCAATGCCCATCACTCGCCAGTCGGAGCGTTTGCGTCGCTAACACTGGGATTTCCGGGGGCAAAAGGCGGGTTGGGGCACGAGCTAAAAGGGCCGGCAGATGAGCCGTTCTATGTTGGCCTTGAAGAGGCGGATCGTGAAGGTTACTACCAAGCTCTGCCGTTCTTCGAGGCCGCTGAAGACAAGTCAGCTGATTACGACGTTGAGGGACACAACGCCGAGTTTTCGTATCCAAACCGGATCAGCCACTTTCCTTGGGAGTCCATTTCTCGTCAATTTGCTGCATGCATGGATGAGTGGTCCGCTGGAGACCTCAAATTTCGAGTCATCACACCTTATCCGGCAGTTCCTGATCCGACTCTGGGTGATTCTGAGGGCCTGAAGAATGCTATCTGTCCCGGAGTTCTGATCGAAGTGGAAGTCGACAACTCGTTGAGCCAACGAGTACGTAAGGTCTTCCTAGGCTACGCTGGATCGGATCGGTACGATGGTGTCAGAGTGATTGATCAGAAGGGTCTGGTGGGGGTAGGTCAGGGAGTATCAGTAGCCCTAGCTACCAACGAGCCGGGATTTAAGGTCGGGGTTGCTTGGCGACCCGAGATGGTCATCAACTCTCGCCAACCAGACAATGAACCGTTCCTCATTGGTAGCACGGGCATCCTCTGGACCGCCGTACCTCCTGGCGAAAAGCGAACCTACCGCTTCGCCGCCGGATTCTTCCGCGAAGGCACAGCTACGACTGGAATAAAGGCTCGCTACCTGTACCGCCGATTCTTTAACTCGATCGAGGAAGTGCTTAATCACACCCTCAGCCGAGCGGACTCGCTCACCGCTGAAGCAAAAACCCAAGATGCTAGCTTCGCAACAGGGCTCAGCGAAGACCGTGCGTTTATGCACGCCCATGCGGTTCGCAGTTACTACGGTGCGACCGAGCTCCTTGAAAGAGAAGATGGGAGCCCGCTTTGGGTGGTCAACGAGGGCGAGTATCGGATGATGAACACGCTTGATCTGACGATCGACCAGCTGTTCTTCGAACTCAAGATGAATCCTTGGACGGTTCGAAACGAACTCGATCTGTTCGTCGAGAGATACGCCTACGAAGACACCATCCAATTCCCAGGCGACGATACCAAGTACCCCGGCGGACTCTCGTTCAGCCACGACATGGGCGTCTCCAACAACTTCTCCTCCCCCGGAAACTCGAGCTACGAGCAGGGTGGGCTGAAGGGATGCTTCAGCTACATGACCGCCGAGCAGTTGCTCAACTGGTCAATCTGCGCGTCGGTTTACGGGCTAAAGACAGGAGACTTCGGCTGGTTGAAGGGCAAGCGAGAGACGCTCAAGAACTGCCTCGCCAGCATGCTCAACCGGGATAATCCCGACCCTGCCCAGCGAAACGGAGTGATCAGTCTCGACTCCAGCCGCTGTTTCGGAGGAGCCGAGATCACGACCTACGACAGCCTTGACGTCTCCCTCGGCCAAGCCCGAAACAACCTCTATCTCGCCGTCAAAGGCTGGGCTGCGTACAAGCTAATCGCCAAGGTCTTCGCTGATCTCGGCCTGACACAAGAAGCCAAAACAGCCGCCGAACAAGCCGCCAAAGCCGAAGCTACCATTCTTGCCGCCGTCGATACCGACGGAACTATGCCAGCGATTATTGGCGAAGGCGTCCCCGCCCGTCTCATTCCCGCAATTGAAGGCCTGGTCTATCTCGACTATCTCTGCTTCGACCTTTCAGACTCAAAACCGCTCGTCGAAGCCCTCAAAAACCACCTCACTACGGTCCTTACTAAGGGCGTCTGCAAGTTCGAAGAAGGTGGTTGGAAGCTCAGTTCCACCAGCGATAATTCCTGGCTCAGCAAGATCTACCTCTGCCAAGCGATCGCCGAGAACATCCTCGGCTTCGCGCCCGACCTCGAAGCTGACAAAGCCCACGTCAACTGGCTCCTCGACCCCGCCAACGCCTACTTCGCCTGGAGCGACCAGATGTTGGCGGGCAAGGCCTGCGGCAGTCGGTACTACCCAAGGGGTGTGACGAGCACTCTATGGCTGAGCGAGTAA
- a CDS encoding GH116 family glycosyl hydrolase, giving the protein MSKLSRRDLLSAAAIAPIATAVPGTKSLSLTKRDRPEAFSGRELDYIGMPIGGCFSGTVYLGGDGQLWNWDVFNRGQVGAVSQSGVVYMGDNLREQDGANYVRPSHQQSPFRQRFDLFVGDEKQPNRAIPTGLGTKFGRISFRGEYPVGKVSFRGADSDVEMDLEAFSPFIPHDIDRSSYPATTLTYTVRNTGTKSENYRLVYALENPVLIYSRKTRTDFTLNSDVTENGIAFSASPVSAPRSLRPDVLIEDWSSGTFGGWTVVGTAFGDSPRRVDELPAYMGSVDAGTKYVAHSHQTRNGEDVGTADQYVGTLTSPSFTATHDYLNIRVGGGSDCRVFVQGHPELSVSGNNSNRMAWKSIPLTKLRGKSIQLVIEDNVRGGWGQIGVGEIYQSDNPRNGRPLESLPDFGTFAVEILDGAETTIQGNDVRVEKTFTLAPGESRTVTFLIGWNFPNRPEGMPGKTHWYATRWTRASDTLAEIRRNFSELREKTLLWNRTWYNSTLPHWFLDRTFLNISTLATTTCCRFDKEGRFYFSEGVGCCAGTCTHVWGYAQAIAYIFPQVERFLRTEIDFGRFWRENGAIDYRGEYGGSVAHDGQASCVLRFFREHLMSANNEFLKSRYKQVKGSLQFLIDGDKDQDGLLEGAQYNTLDAAWYGKMAWISSLYIAALRAGEAMAKEMGDSPFESQCRQLAERGSANMVKELYNGEYFIHKPDPSHPEANNTNDGCHIDQLYGQSWAHQLGIPRVVPAKEGKRAMAALFKHSFYPDIWDYRRKVRGITGGRWYAMPGEGGLIMCTFPKGGAERATGKGGDSWAAAYFNECMSGFEYQAAANMIHEGLVTEGLTVVRAIHARYHPSLRNPYNEVECSDHYGRAMSSFGCYLAITGMRINSPKGELRLDPRMKGRFVCAFLDASGWGTATYEGGKTTREYAYRS; this is encoded by the coding sequence ATGTCCAAGTTGTCCCGTCGCGACCTGCTGAGTGCCGCCGCCATTGCTCCGATAGCAACTGCGGTTCCTGGAACAAAGTCGCTGAGTCTGACAAAGCGAGACCGGCCAGAGGCCTTTTCGGGTCGAGAGTTGGATTACATCGGAATGCCGATCGGCGGGTGCTTCTCGGGGACGGTCTACCTTGGTGGAGATGGACAACTTTGGAACTGGGATGTGTTCAATCGAGGGCAAGTTGGAGCCGTTTCACAGTCAGGAGTTGTCTACATGGGAGACAACCTCCGAGAGCAGGACGGAGCAAACTACGTTCGCCCTTCACATCAACAGAGCCCTTTTCGTCAGCGCTTTGACCTCTTTGTAGGCGACGAAAAGCAGCCCAATCGAGCGATTCCAACCGGGCTGGGGACCAAGTTTGGGCGAATCTCCTTCCGTGGTGAATATCCGGTCGGAAAAGTCTCGTTTCGAGGTGCAGACAGTGACGTCGAAATGGACTTGGAGGCGTTCTCTCCATTCATCCCGCACGACATTGATCGATCCTCGTATCCAGCGACAACGCTGACTTACACCGTTCGAAACACGGGAACCAAATCGGAGAACTACCGACTGGTTTACGCACTCGAGAATCCCGTACTGATCTACTCTCGAAAGACTCGGACGGATTTCACGTTGAACTCTGACGTGACCGAAAACGGAATTGCCTTCAGTGCTTCACCCGTTTCGGCCCCTAGGAGTTTGCGCCCTGACGTCTTGATTGAGGATTGGTCGTCCGGAACATTTGGAGGGTGGACGGTTGTCGGAACCGCTTTTGGAGACTCTCCACGTCGAGTAGACGAACTGCCTGCATACATGGGATCGGTCGATGCGGGCACGAAGTACGTCGCACACTCGCACCAGACTCGAAATGGCGAGGACGTCGGAACGGCTGATCAGTATGTTGGAACACTGACGTCGCCTTCATTTACGGCGACCCACGACTACTTGAACATCCGAGTCGGAGGCGGGTCTGATTGCCGGGTCTTCGTCCAGGGACATCCTGAGTTGTCGGTCAGCGGGAATAACTCAAATCGCATGGCGTGGAAGTCCATTCCCCTCACGAAACTCCGAGGAAAGAGCATTCAGCTTGTCATCGAGGACAACGTCAGAGGAGGCTGGGGTCAAATCGGGGTCGGAGAAATCTACCAGTCGGACAATCCTCGCAACGGTCGACCTCTTGAATCGCTTCCCGATTTCGGCACGTTTGCGGTTGAGATTCTGGACGGTGCCGAGACGACCATTCAAGGTAACGATGTCCGGGTCGAAAAGACATTTACTTTGGCTCCTGGTGAATCTCGGACGGTTACATTTCTGATCGGATGGAACTTTCCAAATCGTCCCGAGGGAATGCCTGGGAAGACTCATTGGTATGCGACCCGCTGGACCCGTGCCTCCGACACTCTGGCAGAGATCAGAAGAAACTTCTCAGAGCTGAGAGAGAAGACACTACTTTGGAATCGAACTTGGTACAACTCCACACTACCGCACTGGTTTCTAGATCGAACGTTCCTAAACATCTCGACGCTGGCAACCACGACGTGCTGTCGCTTTGATAAAGAGGGTCGCTTCTACTTCAGCGAGGGGGTTGGTTGCTGTGCGGGTACTTGCACGCACGTTTGGGGCTATGCCCAAGCAATTGCCTACATATTCCCCCAGGTAGAGCGATTCTTGCGGACTGAGATCGACTTCGGGCGTTTTTGGCGAGAGAACGGCGCGATTGACTACCGGGGCGAATACGGAGGATCAGTTGCTCATGACGGGCAAGCTTCCTGTGTCCTGAGGTTTTTCCGCGAGCACCTGATGAGCGCGAACAATGAGTTCTTAAAGTCAAGGTACAAGCAAGTGAAGGGCTCCCTGCAATTCCTGATCGACGGAGACAAAGACCAGGACGGTCTACTTGAGGGAGCGCAATACAACACTTTGGATGCAGCGTGGTACGGAAAGATGGCCTGGATTTCATCTCTGTACATCGCCGCCCTCCGTGCTGGAGAGGCGATGGCCAAAGAAATGGGTGATAGCCCTTTCGAGTCCCAGTGCCGTCAACTTGCAGAGCGAGGGTCCGCGAACATGGTGAAGGAACTCTACAACGGCGAGTACTTCATCCATAAGCCGGATCCCAGCCATCCCGAAGCAAACAACACGAACGATGGGTGCCATATCGACCAACTTTACGGTCAGTCCTGGGCGCATCAGCTTGGAATACCACGAGTTGTTCCCGCCAAGGAAGGCAAGCGGGCAATGGCCGCCCTCTTCAAGCACAGTTTCTATCCGGATATCTGGGACTACCGACGAAAGGTCCGCGGAATCACCGGGGGTCGATGGTACGCAATGCCCGGAGAAGGTGGCTTGATCATGTGTACGTTTCCGAAAGGCGGAGCCGAGCGAGCAACGGGGAAGGGTGGCGATAGTTGGGCGGCCGCGTACTTCAATGAATGCATGAGCGGCTTTGAGTATCAGGCGGCAGCAAACATGATCCACGAAGGACTCGTGACCGAGGGACTCACAGTGGTCCGCGCAATCCACGCGCGCTATCACCCTTCTCTGCGGAATCCGTACAACGAAGTTGAGTGCAGCGACCACTACGGTCGAGCGATGTCGTCCTTCGGTTGCTACCTGGCAATCACGGGAATGCGAATCAATTCACCCAAAGGTGAATTACGCCTCGATCCCCGAATGAAGGGCAGATTCGTGTGCGCCTTCCTGGACGCCTCAGGCTGGGGAACTGCGACGTATGAGGGCGGTAAGACAACTCGCGAGTATGCCTACCGAAGTTAG
- a CDS encoding VanZ family protein yields the protein MSNSALKGFKPKLWPILWVLFIFATSSGVVTVRQLSTAVAKTAGPVRVTPEGFEAIWKSVWWIFVKGWHATEFGILGWLIYRSTSGKLRLAVGLAGTYALIDELHQVYIPGRGGRMSDVLIDWIGIGLFLLFWHCSWTKLQKAVAFTISLILIFLLSIFPMPTFPLPGAPTSHRFNP from the coding sequence ATGAGCAATTCCGCCTTGAAGGGATTCAAACCGAAGCTCTGGCCCATTCTTTGGGTGCTGTTCATCTTCGCGACCTCAAGCGGGGTGGTGACAGTGAGGCAGCTTTCCACTGCCGTTGCAAAAACGGCGGGTCCAGTAAGAGTCACTCCTGAGGGGTTCGAGGCCATTTGGAAGTCGGTCTGGTGGATCTTTGTGAAAGGGTGGCACGCTACCGAATTTGGCATCCTTGGGTGGCTGATCTACCGCTCAACAAGCGGAAAACTCCGATTAGCTGTGGGACTCGCAGGAACCTACGCCTTGATCGACGAGCTCCATCAGGTCTACATTCCTGGGCGGGGCGGACGAATGAGTGACGTCCTGATCGACTGGATCGGTATCGGATTGTTCCTTTTGTTCTGGCACTGCTCGTGGACCAAACTACAGAAGGCAGTTGCCTTCACGATTTCGCTCATTTTGATCTTCCTCCTGAGCATCTTTCCTATGCCAACGTTCCCGCTCCCCGGAGCGCCGACAAGTCATCGGTTCAACCCATAA
- a CDS encoding sugar kinase, translating to MISLLPATECHWDLVSLGEVMLRLDPGDGRISTTRTFQAWEGGGEYNVARGLKRCFGLRTAHVTRFADNPVGDLLRDLIYQGGVDQSLMQWVPFDGIGRDVRNGLNFTERGFGVRAALGCSDRGHTAASQMKPGEIDWKDIFSTKKSRWFHTGGIFAALSDTTPQVAIEAMQAAKEGGAMISYDLNYRPSLWKSIGGQKRAQEVNRELAKYVDVMIGNEEDFTASLGYEVEGAGADHSNLAIESFQNMINRYRADFPNTSVVATTLRTAKTASRNDWSAICVAEGRLYEAPKWTDLEIFDRVGGGDSFASGLIYGLLTGKDPQWAVTCGAAHGALAMTTPGDTTMVTRAEVERAMKQGTARIER from the coding sequence ATGATCTCGTTGCTTCCAGCAACCGAGTGCCACTGGGACCTCGTCTCGCTTGGCGAGGTGATGCTTCGCCTTGATCCGGGCGATGGTCGAATATCGACCACTCGCACTTTCCAAGCATGGGAAGGCGGTGGCGAATACAATGTCGCGCGGGGTCTCAAACGGTGCTTTGGTTTAAGAACTGCCCACGTGACGCGGTTCGCCGATAACCCAGTCGGGGATCTGTTGCGAGACCTCATTTACCAAGGCGGAGTCGATCAAAGTCTGATGCAGTGGGTGCCCTTCGATGGAATTGGGCGCGATGTTCGGAACGGATTAAACTTTACCGAGCGTGGTTTCGGAGTTCGTGCAGCGCTTGGCTGCTCAGATCGCGGACACACAGCCGCGAGTCAGATGAAGCCTGGGGAGATTGATTGGAAGGACATCTTTTCGACCAAGAAATCTCGCTGGTTCCACACCGGTGGCATCTTCGCGGCGCTCTCCGACACTACGCCGCAAGTGGCCATCGAGGCCATGCAAGCGGCCAAAGAAGGCGGAGCAATGATCTCCTACGACCTCAATTACCGACCCTCTCTCTGGAAGTCAATTGGAGGTCAAAAACGTGCTCAAGAGGTGAACCGAGAGTTGGCGAAGTACGTCGATGTGATGATCGGCAACGAAGAAGACTTTACAGCCTCGCTTGGCTATGAAGTCGAAGGAGCCGGTGCGGATCACTCCAATCTCGCCATCGAGAGTTTCCAAAACATGATCAACCGCTACCGCGCAGACTTCCCCAACACCAGCGTTGTTGCGACGACGCTCAGAACCGCCAAAACAGCGAGCCGTAATGACTGGAGTGCGATCTGCGTCGCAGAAGGAAGACTCTATGAGGCTCCGAAATGGACTGACCTCGAGATTTTCGACCGAGTCGGTGGCGGCGATTCCTTCGCTTCTGGACTCATTTACGGCCTCCTCACCGGTAAAGATCCTCAATGGGCGGTCACCTGCGGAGCCGCGCATGGCGCACTCGCCATGACCACCCCGGGAGACACGACGATGGTCACCCGAGCCGAAGTGGAGCGGGCGATGAAGCAAGGAACCGCGAGGATTGAGCGATGA